The DNA region tacttgttcatttactgttaatatctgcttactttctcttttaacatgttctatctacacttttgttaaaatgtaataatgacttattcttctgttgtttgatactttacattagttttggatgataccacaaatttgggtatcgatccgataccaagtagttacaggatcatacattggtcatattcgaagtcctcatgtgtccagtgacgtatttcctgagtttataaacataatatacatttttctaaaagaaaaaaaaaaagtgtgatgctaaaaaatattgatgtaatcatagtagtatcgactagatacgctcctgtacttggtatcattacagtggatgttaggtgtagatccaccgatggcgtttgtttacattgtgacgccggtgagctacggtgtgtagtgacgcatgtttagctattcctcgtcctgcagggatgatacttgtaagaaacttacttgatttgtcgccatggaggcgaggattagtgatttagaagtagctaaaacattgcagactacggatggactttagccactagctagctagccatgtcttaaagcacctcttcctgagggcgtttcagtgttataacttcatctttatcgCTAGTTTTTAAGCCTCAAAATATTGCAACTTTCTAAAAAAGCTGCCATGAATTCAGGCTTTTAGGCCACAATAAtcactaaaaacagcaaagtcctcAAGGGACTTAATAAGGAGGCCTTTGGTGATGTTTCTTTCTATGATtacaattattactatttttagtCACAAGAATTATAATAGTACAGTAATTGGACAATACGCTCTGAGTATGTCCTTGTACTGGTAGTATACTACTTTTCTAGTATGTgtggtataaaatgagtaaaacatcaataccgtattttttttcttccaattttTGTTTACATCTTACAATGAACACTTGAAACATTGATTAGAAATGTATAACAAGTTCATTCAATGTTGTTGGGGAAAAAAACCttaaaatattgcaacttttgcaGCAACGTTCTTAAAAAACTGCTGCAAATTCAGACATTTAGGCATAAAAACTCACCATAAAAGCCAGTGGAATCCTGGAGGGAGTGAATAAGAAGCCTTTGGTGGTACGTCTTTCTTGaattataattattactatttttagtTGAAATAATTCATTGACAATGGGCTCTgaatatgtgcttttactgccatctggtgTCTACTTTTCAGTATGTGTGgtgtaaaacgagtaaaacagcaATACGGTCTTTGTTTTAAATTCTTTGTCGAAAttctgtgggttttttttaaatatacaaggAACACttgaaacattgataacaaattcattaaaatcacaagttgattcaatgttgttGGAAAAGGAAAATAAGCCTCAAAATattgcaactttctgaaaaagctgccatgAATTCAGGCTTTTAGGCCACAAGAAtcactaaaaacagcaaagtcctgAAGGGACTTCATAAGGAGGCCTTTGGTGATGTTTCTTTCtatgattataattattactaGTTTTAGTCACAATAATTATAatagtacagtaatttgacaataaGCTCTGAGTATGTCCTTGTACTGTTCTTGTATGTgtggtataaaatgagtaaaacatcaatacagtattattttttttctatttttgtttaTAGCTTTTTGAGGTTACAATGAACACTTGAAACATTGATTAGAAATGTAtaacaagttgattcaatgttgttgggggggaaaaaaacttaaaatatggcaacttttgccgcaactttctgaaaaaactGCTGCAAATTCAGACATTTTAGGCCTAAAAACTCACCATAAAAGCCAGTGGAATCCTGGAGGGAGTGAATAAGAAGCCTTTGGTGGTGCTTCTTTCTTGaattataattattactatttttagtTGAAATAATTCATTGACAATGggctctgagtatgtgcttttactgccatctggtgTCTACTTTCCAGTatgtgtggtataaaacgagtaaaacagcaATACAGtctttgttttaaattttttgtcgaaattctgtgttttttttttttaaatatacaaggAACACttgaaacattgataacaaattcattaaaatcacaagttgattcaatgttgttGGAAAAGGAAAATAAGCCTCAAAATattgcaactttctgaaaaagctgccatgAATTCAGGCTTTTAGGCCACAAGAAtcactaaaaacagcaaagtcctgAAGGGACTTCATAAGGAGGCCTTTGGTGATGTTTCTTTCtatgattataattattactaCTTTTAGTCACAATAATTATAATAGTACAGTCATTTGACAATAAGCTCTGAGTATGTCCTTGTACTGTTCTAGTATGTgtggtataaaatgagtaaaacatcaatacagtattttttttttctatttttgtttaTAGCTTTTTGAGGTTACAATGAACACTTGAAACATTGATTAGAAATGTAtaacaagttgattcaatgttgttgggggaaaaaaaaacttaaaatatggCAACTTTTGCCGCAACTCTCTGGAAAAACTGCTGCAAATTCAGACATTTTAGGCCTAAAAACTCACCATAAAAGCAAGTGGAATCCTGGAGGGAGTGAATAAGAAGCCTTTGGTGGTGCTTCTTTCTTGaattataattattactatttttagtTGAAATAATTCATTGACAATGGGCTCTgaatatgtgcttttactgccatctggtgTCTACTTTCCAGTatgtgtggtataaaacgagtaaaacagcaATACAGtctttgttttaaatttttttgtcgaaattctgtggtttttttttaaatatacaaggAACACttgaaacattgataacaaattcattaaaatcacaagttgattcaatgttggaAAAGGAAAATAAGCCTCAAAATATTTCtatgattataattattactaCTTTTAGTCACAAGAATTATAatagtacagtaatttgacaataaGCTCTGAGTATGTCCTTGTACTGTTCTAGTATGTgtggtataaaatgagtaaaacatcaatacagtaatttttttttcaatttttgttTATAGCTTTTTGAGGTTACAATGAACACTTGAAACATTGATTAGAAATGTAtaacaagttgattcaatgttgttgggggaaaaaaaacttaaaatatggcaacttttgccgcaactttcTGGAAAAACTGCTGCAAATTCAGACATTTTAGGCCTAAAAACTCACCAAAAAAGCAAGTGGAATCCTGGAGGGAGTAAATAAAAAGCCTTTGGTGGTGCTTCTTTCTCGaattataattattactatttttagtTGAAATAATTTATTGACAAAGGGCTCTgaatatgtgcttttactgccatctggtgTCTACTTTCCAGTatgtgtggtataaaacgagtaaaacagcaATACAGtctttgttttaaaaaatgtcttgaaattctgtgttttttttaaatatacaaggAACACTTGAAACATTGACAACAAATTCATAAAAATCATTGTaaatttttatgaaaaaaaagctGCCACGAATTCAGGCAAAACGAGTAAAAcagcaatacagtatttgttttcaaatgtttgttGAAATCCTGTTGGTTGTTTTTTGAATACTTAAAAcgttgataacaaattcataaaaatcacaagttgattcaatgtttttGGAAAGGAAAATAAGCCTCAAAATATCGCAACGTTTGCCGCAGCTTTTGGAAAAAGCTGCCACGAATTCAGGCAAAACGAGTAAAAcagcaatacagtatttgttttcaaatgtttgttGAAATCCTGTTGGTTGTTTTTTGaatacttaaaacattgataacaaattcataaaaatcACAAGTTTATTCAATGTTTTTGGAAAGGAAAATAAGCCTCAAAATATCGCAACGTTTGCCACAGCTTTTGGAAAAAGCTGCTGCGAATTTGTACATTTTAGGCCACGACAGTCACAAAAAAACGCGAAATCCTGAAGGTACTGACTAAGACAGACTGACACAACTTCATGCAAAGTTAGCACCACTATCCAATCCCATCACCAACGCGATTAGCAACCACTCCGGAGACGTCCCTCAGTTTTTCTCCCCTGTCAGGGGGAAGTGTTCACGCCGAAAGAGCAGGGTCACCCCCTTGCGAAAGCGGTGGTCCCGGACGCTGTAGATGATGACGTTGCAACAACTGTTTCCTGTTAGAATCCAGAAGGCAACAAAGGAGAAGTTGCACCAGGTGTAGCCCACCACGTTCCCCAGCACAAACACTGCAATGGGCGAGAAGGAGGCAGTGAAGGCAAATGTTAATATGCTGATTGTCTTAGCAGCCTTAATGTCTGAAAATGAGGGTCTGTGAGGACAAGcccctcctcctcctgctccacTGACGACTCCCCCGTCGCTCAAACTGCCCTCCGAGAGCAGTTTGCGTCTCCTGGAGTACTGCCGGATGCTTGTGAAAGACACAATGTTAATTGCCAGCGTCCCGCCAAGAAGGGTGAAGTCAAACGCCGGGAACAATAGCAAGATGTTGGCATCGGGCGGCAGCTGGTTGCCGAGCAACAGCGGGGCGTAGTTGCACATCCGGCTGCACTCGTTGTACTCCAAAGTGAAATTGCCGCTGAAGATGAGGGGTGCCAGTGCCAGGAGGAAGCTGGCGGTCCAGGAAAGCAGGATGAGGAGCAGAGTCCTCCGCCGCGTCACCAGGGCGTCCTTGTGGAGCGGCCGCAGGATGGCGACACTCCGCTCCACGGTCATGAGGAAGATGGTGCTGATGGAGACGAAGGTGCACCCAGCGAACACTGGCCCGATCAGCATGCACGGCTGGAAGGAGCTCCCCTGGCCACCAAGAGAGGAATCTGCAGATGTCGAGCCCCCCTGATACCAAATGGGAGGCACGGTCCTGACCATCATTGTGACCTCGGTGTAGATGGAGAAGGGGACCACAAGGAGGCCCACCATCATGTCGGCTATGGCCAGAGACACTGTCAACAAGAGAAATATTAGGAGCAGGCAAAATACTGTGATACCTTTCACATTTCAATCGATACagcaccaattcccggtacctgggaattgatgCTGGTACTCACTGGTACCAATCTTCAGCACTCATTTGTAAATACTGTACTGTAGTAGACTTtgtatgcagttgcaattccaagccattagacggcagtagtgtatagaccacGGGTGTTGCTTTTATCAGGAAGTCATCTTTGAATGTGCTagttttttcttttgttgagtcctaaaaAGTGTTTCTACTCTAAGTATAGTACTTATTATGCACCAGGACCCTAGTGTAACAAGCTTGCGTACGCACAAACACCTGCCCTACACCCTTTCTCTTgttgtgcatgggagtttgcccaaccagtctacatgtgttttgtggacttggagaaggcattcgacaatTTATCTTCGGAAGTCCTGtcgagagtgctcagagagtatggtgtATCGGACCGCCTGATTGATCAGTTTCAGAGCTTAGTCCGCAtcgccagcagtaagtcggacccgtttccagtaagggttggactgcgccagggctgccctttgtcactgattctgtttacaacttttaaggacagaatttctaggcacagtcagggcgttaaGGTGATCCACTTTGGTGGCAGCAGGATTACGTCCCTGCTTTTTGCGGACGATGTGGTCTTGCTGGCTTCATCTAGCCAGGATCTTCAGGTCTCGCCGGAtctgttcgcagccgagtgtaaagtgactgggatgaaaatcagcacctacaagtctgagtccatggttctcgcccggaatagGGTGGAGtggcatctccgggttggggcggAGATCctgctccaagtggaggagtttaagtacctcggggtcttgttcacgagtgagggaagagtggatcgtgggttcgacaggcggatcggtgcggcatctgcagtgatgcggaccttgaatgtgaagtgaagtgaattatatttatatagcactttttcctcaagtgactcaaagcgctttacattgtgaaacccaatatctaagttacatttaacccagtgtgggtggcactgggagcaggtgggtaaagtgtcttgcccaaggacacaacggcattgactgggatggcggaagcggggatcgaacctgcaaccctgaagttgctggcacagccactctaccaaccgagctataccgccccggtatagctcggttggtaaaccGGAATGGGTTTGTcctggtgaaaaaggagctgagccggaagactaagctctcaatttaccgatcgatctacgtccccatcctcacctatggtcatgagctttgggttatggccgaaatgagttttctttgTTGGCTAGCGAGGCTCTCCCTTATAGATAGGGTGACAAGCTCTGTCATTCTGGAGGAGtctctgctcctccacatcgagaggagccaaatgaggtggttcgggcatctggtcagaatgcccgcTGAACGCCTcccagggaagacccaggacacggtggagagactagcCTGGAGACTTGGACAAAATAgctggggggagggaagtctgAACTTCCCTGCTTAGACTGACTTTGGATGTGTAAAATTTGCTGATGCTAATAGATAGCATGTTTATGGGAAAACCAATGTTAATTAGCgttaagctagcgcattttgagaTGTGTTACCATATTGTACTTTTGAgcgccttcttcttgctttgttggcatggaaaactgTCCAAGAGCGCTTGAGCCGGAACAGAGTTTGTAACCGGACGTTTACAACACAGGTATCAAAATATGTCACCATTTGATTTGACGTGAATCAGAACCCGATAGTATCGACGGACTTTGGtgagtacctataaaagtacctaaTCCGGTACTCATCCCTATAGCATGGGTTGGTTTGACTGGCAGTGGCTGTAACGATGCAAGCTTGCTGTGTTGTTTTTTGATGAACGCATATGATaaaggaaaagggtggagtgccatctccgggttggggaggagatcttgccccatgtggaggagttcaagtacctcggagtcttgttcacgagtgacgaaagagtggatcgtgagatcgacaggcggaccggtgcggcgtcttcagtaatgcggacgctgtatcgatccgttgtggtgaagaaggagctgagccggaaggctaagctctcaatttaccggtcgatctacgttcccatcctcacatagggtcatgagctttgggttattacagaaaggacaagatcactggtacaagcggccgaaaagagtttcctccgccgggtggcggggctctcccttagagatagggtgagaagctctgtcatccaggaggagctcaaagtaaagcctctgctcctccacatcgagtggagccagatgaggtggttcgggcatctagtcaggatgccacccgatcgTGTTTAGGGCACatacgaccggtaggaggccactgggaagacccaggacacgttgggaagactatgtgtccaggctggcctgggaacacctcggataagcggaagaagatggatggatggatggatgtggtaaATGATAAAGTGTCTTGATCCATTCGTCCAGTATTACCTTTCAGGTAGCCTTGGGCTGTTCTGGACTGTCTCGTCTGCACAAACACAATCAGAGTGATCACATTCCCAACCACGATGGCCACAGCCAGGCTGACCATGAACGCCACAGCAAAGGTACGATTGAGAAAGCCGCAGCAGCAGACCGTACACAGAGGAGCCAGCGGCTGGCTCGATGCAAGTTCCACCCGTGCAGAGGTCAGAGTCAGGTTGAAGGGGGAGTCCGTGGTAGCCTGCAGTACTGCTGCGGTCCCAGCAGGAGCAGTTTGTGTCAGGAGAGCTGTCATGGCCCAGAACGTTCTGGTTTTCACTGGGGGTGTGTGGTGAGGTCAGTCAGGAGACCATGTCCTGAGCTCGGAGTCAAACctgttgggggggaaaaaaagaatctGTCAGATCTCAGTGCATCTGTCCATGTCTATATCCTCGTCACTCGTTAGCTGGAGCGTATCCTCGCTGATTGTGATTGCACCAAAATGACAATCAGGGGCGACGAAGGGGAGGGGTAAGGGAGAATTTTGTGCCGGGCTTTTGTCaatttggaatattttttttattaaatcttatacaaaaaaaaaaaatttgactaaTTTGCTCATTTCTATGAAAGTGAATCATCCTCTTGCACTTAATGAGCTGCTGGTATTAACACCGATGAAAGGAGTGTTTTTTTGTTAGAACCAGCGCAGGTTTCTCAGTATAGTGCCGTCTAATGATGTGCAGTGCTTGATTATAGAGACCAGGGAGGAACTAAAAGCAGTACGTACAAAGAGGTGGTTTTTAAAATGCTGCGGCTCGCACACTTTCTGCTTAATCCGAGACCGACATAAAAGGCGTCCTGCCTTTGAGACGCTGCCAGCCCGGGCGCACACAGCCTACTTTCTGTTTAATCGGCGTGTGCCGGTTATAATGTTGCTGTTCCAACAATGTTTCACAGCGCCCTCAGCAGCCATTCAGAGTGACTTAGCTTCGGTTCTGTGGGCTGACGAGCGGGCTTCAATCATTCATGACGTTCGCTGATCTGGAGAGCGggaagggccaccaaaacaaaacaaacggcGACAGGAAAGGACAGGTTTTCCAGCTGCAGGCACGGATACGGTGCGTTTCAGACGGTACGTTTCAAACGCTCTCTACGCACGTTCACGTGTTGGAACGTAGCACGTTCGGCATGATTGATTTAGGTGCCGTCCCTTGAATGTTAACACCGCCTTTTCTTTCCTTTTAATAGAGCACGTTGGTCGTTAAATCAAGCGTGCTTGACTGCACACTAATAAGTCAGGACTCTGCAAAATTCGTAATTAAGCATTCACACCACACGACACTGCAATCACGTTCAATCAGCCGCATTGATCAAAACCAAAACTTCCATTAAAAGTGCTGACAGTGTTTATTTAGACGCTTGTAATTAAGCAACACGTTAACAACATGGTAATAAGTCATAATATATTCAGTGTTTCATCATTTTGACTCTATCAGTTATATTGGGATGCAGTTGCTCGGACCAATGActcaataataaaaatgtacatgtacagtaaatatatatgtaatatattgggttggaggcaataaacaggcgaggtgatgaagtacgtctctttactg from Entelurus aequoreus isolate RoL-2023_Sb linkage group LG02, RoL_Eaeq_v1.1, whole genome shotgun sequence includes:
- the LOC133664663 gene encoding trace amine-associated receptor 13c-like yields the protein MTALLTQTAPAGTAAVLQATTDSPFNLTLTSARVELASSQPLAPLCTVCCCGFLNRTFAVAFMVSLAVAIVVGNVITLIVFVQTRQSRTAQGYLKVSLAIADMMVGLLVVPFSIYTEVTMMVRTVPPIWYQGGSTSADSSLGGQGSSFQPCMLIGPVFAGCTFVSISTIFLMTVERSVAILRPLHKDALVTRRRTLLLILLSWTASFLLALAPLIFSGNFTLEYNECSRMCNYAPLLLGNQLPPDANILLLFPAFDFTLLGGTLAINIVSFTSIRQYSRRRKLLSEGSLSDGGVVSGAGGGGACPHRPSFSDIKAAKTISILTFAFTASFSPIAVFVLGNVVGYTWCNFSFVAFWILTGNSCCNVIIYSVRDHRFRKGVTLLFRREHFPLTGEKN